The genomic window AAACTGGTAATAACAGACTCTCAGGAATTTTCAAAAGTTTCGGCAGACACCCCAGACGATATTCTGCTCACATCTTTCTCCATACTTTTTGCAAGGTATAAGGGTGACCTTATGAAGATGGTCCAGGGAGCAAAAACATTAAAAAATTTGAAAGCCGGGGACAAGGTCCTCATAGCAGAGGCGTGCACACACCATGCCCAGCCTGACGACATAGGGAAGGTAAAAATCCCTAGATGGATTCGTCAGAATATAGAAAATGATCTCACCTTTGACTTTTGTGCCGGCAGAGACTATCCGGACAACCTCTCAGATTATAAGCTGGTGATACACTGCGGAGGATGTACCCTAAACAGGAAGGAGATGCTTTCTAGGATTGAGGTGAGTTCGGTCCAGGGAGTGCCCGTACTAAATTACGGCCTCTGTATAGCGACCCTCCACGGAATTTTAGACAGGGCGTTAAAACCTTTTCCAGAGGTATATTTCCAATGGCTGGAAGATTAAGGAGGGCACCGACAGATGAGAATTGAAAAAGACGGTATAGGGGAACTGGAGATCCCCAAGAATAGATATTACGGGATACATACTCAGAGGGCCATAGAGAACTTTTATATAAAAAACGGCAGAAAAACAAATCCCGAATTGATAAAAAGCTTTGCCTTGGTAAAACTTGCAGCTGCCGAAGCCAATTTCAAAGCTGGGAAGCTTGATGAAGACAAAAAAAACTCCATAGTGAGAGCATGCGAAAGGGTGTACCAGGGAGATTTAGAGTCTGAATTCCCACTCTCTGCAATCCAGGGTGGTGCAGGTACCTCTACAAATATGAATGTAAACGAGGTCATCGCAAATGCAGCCTTAGAAGAGATGGGCCAGGAAAAAGGAAGATATGACATCATGAACCCTATTGAAGATGTGAATCTCAGCCAGAGCACCAACGATGTGTACCCTACGGCGGTAAAAATAACAGTTATCAGGATTCTGAGAGAACTTGTTACAGAGGCCATGTCTCTTCAGGAGGAGCTTCAGAACAAAGAAAAAGAGTTCTCCTCTATATTCAAACTGGGAAGAACACAGCTTCAGGATGCTGTACCCCTCACCTTGGGACAGAGTTTCGGAGCCTTTGCCGAAGCTATCTCCAGAGACAGGTGGAGACTATACAAAATAGAAGAAAGGATCAGAAGAGTCAACATCGGCGGTACCGCAATAGGAACAGGAGTGGGGGCAAGCCTGAAATACCGTTATTATGTAACAGAGGAATTAAAAAGACTCACAGGATACGGTTTGGCCAGGGCAGAGAACCTCATCGATGCAACTCAAAATCTAGATGTTTTCGTAGAGGTCTCAGGGCTTCTGAAAACAATGGCTGTTAATCTGAATAAGATAGCCAACGACCTGAGACTCATGTCTTCAGGTCCTAGCGGAGGTATAGGGGAGATAAAGCTTCCTCCTATGCAGATGGGGTCTTCCATAATGCCCGGGAAAATCAATCCCGTAGGGGCAGAATTTATAAAGCAGATATTTCACAAGGTACAGGGTAATGACCTCATTGTTTCCGCTGCAGCAGCTGAAGGGGAGTTTGAGCTAAACGCACTTACACCTATTATTTCAGAATCAGTTATTGAGAGTATAGAGGTTTTAAGAGACGGGATTAGTATATTTAGAGAAAAAGTGGTCAAAGGAGTTGCTGCAGACAAAGAAAAATGTGAAAAGCATCTGAGGGCGAGCCTTTCAACTATAACTAGCCACATAGATCAGTTGGGCTATGAACTTTTGTCTGAAATTTTAAAGGAGTGTGAAAAAACAGGAAAATCCTATGATACGATTTTAAAAGAAAAAGGTCTCATAAAGGAGTGATTTATGAAAAAAGGATTTAATATTTTTATATTTTTAATACTTATACTTCTATCTGGATGTTCTGCTGTATCTAAAAAAACAGAAATTTATTCTCAAAATCACGTCTTAAAAGGGATGGCCTCCTGGTATGGAAAAGAGTTCCAGGGTAGATTAACTGCCAGTGGTGAAGAGTATAATATCAGATACTATACCGCCGCCCATAAATCTCTGCCTTTTGGAACGATAGTGCGGGTTACCAATATCAACAATGGAAAAAGTGTAAGAGTTAAAATAAATGATCGTGGACCTTTTGTAAAAGGAAGAGTCATAGACCTTACTCCCAAGGCCTTTGAAAGCATCGCTTCAACCAAAAAAGGGGTTATACCTGTAAAGATAGAGATCCTAGATGACTCAGACACATTCAGATATAAAAGTTAATTTTATTTAACAATTTTATGTTAGTTTTTTTAATTATATTAAGAAGAGGACGGGATAATATCCCGTCCTCTTCTTAATATTACTCTATTGCCCCTCTTACTCTTAGAAGTTCTAACATTTTTGCATCTTTATTTTCTTTTGCGAGAGAAAGAGCACTGTCTCCATAAGACATATAATTCACATCTATTCCCATCTCCAAAAGTTTTTCTACCTCTTCATAGTATCCGTTGGAAACACATTTGAGGTAGACTTCTCCCATAATTATTTCATCATCTTTATTCTTGACGTCCATTCTGTAACCATCTTCTAAAAGAAGTGAAATAATATTTTTTTCGAAAGCATAATAGATGGCATAATTCCCCTGGGAATCCCTGAAAAAAGCGTCTGCGCCCTCTATAAGAAGTTCTTTTACTACCTCCTCTTGAGAGTTTACAACAGCCCATATGAGCGGGGTCCACATATTTTGATCCACAGAATTAACTTTAGCACCTTTTTTTATAATAAACTTTGTATATTCAACAGGTTTATACTTTATAAAGTAAACTAAAAGTGGTTCTCCTTCACTGTTAACAAAATTAACATTTGCACCTTTATCCACAAGAATATTCAAAATGTCAAAATTCTCTGCAAAATAAAGGGCTGTTTTCCCAGGTACCGTTATATTGGTATTTTTTCTTAATTTTGAAGATGTCCTCTCCTCAAGGGCTGCACCCCTTGAAACTAGAAGGTCAATTACATTTTTAGAGTTTCCCTTTACAGATTTTATCAAAAGAGTCTCTCCGGCCTCATCTTTATAATTTATCGGAAATCCATTATCTAAAAAGAGTTTTACACTGTCAGAGTCATCTAAAAATATGGATGTGTAAACATCTTCAGGAGTTATTTTGACACTGTCAATATCGATCACTCCATTAGTCTGTCTATTGCTACAACCTATTAATATTAAAAATGTCAAAAGCATAAAGACTATTTTCTTCATATGACTATCCCTTTCTTTGAGATCTTTTTCTTGCACCTTCGTCTAGTATCTTCTTTCTCATTCTTACACTTTTCGGAGTTATCTCTACAAGTTCATCATCAGCTATATATTCTAGAGCCTGCTCAAGAGTAAACTCTCTTGGAGGAGCTAGTCTTACTACTGCATCTGTTCCTGAAGCTCTCATATTAGTTAGCTGCTTTCCTCTTGTTACATTTACTGTAAGATCATTTTCTCTAGAATGTTCCCCTATTATCATCCCTGCATACACTTCTAGACCTGGTGGTGCGAAGAGCACTCCTCTGTCTTGTAGATTTCCAAGAGAATATGCTGTAGTTGTACCTGTATCGATGGATATGAGCACTCCCCTCATTCTAGTAGGTACTTCTCCTCTGTGCGGCTCATAATCATAGAAGGAATGGTTTAGTATTCCTGTTCCCCTAGTCTCAGTCATAAATTCATTTCTGAATCCTATCAGACCTCTTGCAGGTACTTTAAACTCGATTCTTGTGTATCCGTCTGATCCTTGGATCATGTTGATCATTTCACCTTTTCTTATTCCTAACTTTTCTATAACAACTCCTACAAACTCGTCTGCAACGTCTATTATTGCAAGTTCGATAGGTTCACACTTTACTCCGTCTATCTCTTTAAAGATTACTTGAGGTTTTGCAACTTGAAGCTCAAACCCCTCTCTTCTCATATTTTCAATAAGGATAGAAAGTTGAAGTTCTCCTCTTCCCTTTACAACAAAGGCTTCAGCAGAACCTGTTTCTTCTACTTTCATACTTACGTTGTGCTCTAATTCTTTTTGAAGTCTGTCCCATATGTTTCTTGAAGTTACAAACTTACCCTCTCTACCTACAAATGGAGAGTCATTTACCATAAATGTCATGGCAAGAGTCGGTTCATCTATATCTATAAGAGGAAGGGCCATAGGATTGACTCTGTCTGCTACAGTTTCCCCTATATCTATCTTCTCAAGTCCAGCTATTGTAACTACATCTCCACAAACAGCTTCTTCCATTTCAACTCTTTTTAGACCTTCATAACCGAATAATCTTGAAATTTTGTAATTTATAAGTTCTCCGTCTCTTTTAATAAGAGTTACTTCCTGGTTCTTTTTCAAAATTCCGTTATGGATTTTTCCAGTACCAAGTTTTCCAAGGTAGTTGTCTGGAGCGATGTTTGTAACAAGCATTTGAACCGGAGCATCTGGGTCTCCCTCTGGATCGTCTACATGCTCTAAAATAGTCTCAAATAGCGGCTGCATATTTTCATCTGGATCATTTAGGCTAAGTTTTGCAAAACCATTCTTTGCAGAAGCATATACAACTGGAAATTCAAGCTGCATATCATTTGCACCCAATTCAACAAAAAGGTCAAACACAGAGTCTACGACCTCTTCAGGTGTAGAGTTGGGTCTGTCTATTTTATTTACTACGACGATAGGTCTAAGTCCATGCTCAAGAGCCTGCTTCAGTACGTATTTTGTCTGTGGCATTACCCCTTCAAAGGCATCTACAAGAAGAAGAACCGAGTCAACCATTTTAAGTATTCTCTGTACCTCTCCACCAAAGTCAGCATGGCCTGGAGTATCGACAATATTTATTTTGTAATCTTTAAATCTAAGTGAAGCGTTTTTTGAAAATATTGTGATTCCTCTCTCTTTTTCAAGATCATTACTGTCCATTACTCTTTCACTTAAAGCTTCGTGAGATCCAAATACTCCTGATTGTCTCAACATACCGTCGACAAGAGTTGTCTTCCCATGGTCAACATGGGCAATAATAGCTATATTTTTTACCTTCATACTACTCCCTTTCTACACATTATAATATTTATAACCCTTGAGACGACATCTCTTTATCTCTGCCAATCCAAGGAATTTTTCATCACTATACACTCTGTATCTTCCATCTTTTTTATCATAAACCAGAGTATTCCCGTTGTTGAATAATTTTATATCCTTTTCTCCTGAGATCTCCAAACTAGGATATGGGAAACTCTCCTCTATACTTTTAGAAAAACTGTAGTCTCCTTTTTCCACCATGGCTTCTACCTCTTCTAGAGTATAGGCTATATCTAGGGTATAATTTCCTACCTGTGTCCTTCTGAGTGAAGTCATTACCCCGTAGGTTCCTAAAGCTTCCCCTATATCATAGATCAATGATCTTATGTATGTACCTTTAGACACTGTACAGGTGAAGGTTCCTCTCTTCCCGTCAAAGTCCAGAATCTCAAGGTTTTCTACGGTTACTCTCCTAGACTTTCTCTCTATCTCTTTACCTTCCCTTGCGAGCTCATAAAGCCTCTTCCCGTCTACCTTTAGTGCGGAATACATGGGAGGGACCTGGTCTATCTCACCTCTGAAATTTTCCAGTGCTTTTTCCAGAGTTTCCCTGTCTGCACCCTTGTCTGTCCTTTGGGTTATCTCCCCTTCAGTGTCATAGGTTGTCGTTTTGTACCCAAGCTCAAATCCTGCCACATAGGTCTTTCTCTGTCCCTCTATATCCTGGGCCATTCTAGTTGCCCGTCCTGTACAGATCACAAGTATTCCTGTAGCCATGGGGTCCAAAGTCCCAGTGTGTCCGATTTTTTTCATTTTCAGTATTCTTTTCAATCTTCTGACCACATCAAAGGAGGTCATTCCAGAAAATTTGTCTATATTTATAATTCCATCCACCCTGATTTCTCCTCGTTTCAAAGTCTACCAAGAATTATATCATAAATATACTTTTTATCCAACGTATTTAAGCCTTCATATGAAATCAATTTATCAATAATTTTCTAAAATTTGCTTTTCTTATAATTCACATTATATACCTAGTGCATAGTTGATTCGATACATTATTTAATTAGTGCACTATAACAAAACGTAAAGTTTTTTTATACTACTAAAAGTTCAATCTTATAAGATGTGTATTACCAAAACAATAAAATTTGTATACAAAATTTGACATGAAAATATATTTGATATATAATGATAGAGTTCGATAAGTTTTATGTTATCAATACTCGGCCATCCATTTATGGGTGGTTATATCATAGATATAATAAATAATTACAAATTTAAGGAGGTACAGATGAATAAAAAACGTGAAATTTCCCTAGAGAGAGCCAGTGAACTAAAATCTAGAATAGAAGATTATCTTGTTGTAAAAAACTCTATTCCTACAGGTTTTTCTGAGAAAGTGCAGGCTCAGTATAAAAAATCAAAAGAGATTCTAATGAAGCATTTCGGAGCTTCTGAAGAACAGTGGAACGACTATAAGTGGCAGCTTATAAATAGAATAAGTGATGTAGAAACACTTAGCCTCATTATTAATCTCACGGAAAAAGAGAAAGAGGAAATTAAAAATGTAGGAGAAATATACAGATGGGCTATTTCACCTTATTATGCAGCTCTTGTGGATCCAGACAATAAATATGATTCTATCAGGCTTCTATCAGTTCCTACAGGCTCAGAGGCATCTCATCCAGAAGGTGAGGCAGACCCTATGGGTGAAGAGTTTACAAATCCTGCTGGAAGTATAACCAGAAGATATCCAGACAGACTCATTATAAACACTACCAACGAATGTGCAATGTACTGCAGACACTGCCAGAGAAGAAGAAATATAGGAGAAACCGACAGCCACCAAAGTGATGCTGTCATTATGGAGTCTATCGATTATATAAGAAACAACCCTGAAATAAGAGATGTTCTCCTCACAGGAGGAGACGTCCTATGTCTTTCAGACAATAGATTAGAATGGATACTAAAAGAACTAAAAAGCATCCCTCATGTAGACTATATAAGGATAGGGACAAGAACCTTGGTTACAATGCCTCAGAGGGTTACTGATGAACTTGTGGATATGCTAAAAAAATACCATCCTATATATATAAATACCCACATCAACCACCCTAAGGAGATAACTCCTGAAGTAAAAGAGGCCTGCGAAAAACTTGCCAACGGAGGTGTTTCTCTAGGAAATCAGGCAGTTCTTTTAAACGGAATCAATAATGACAAATACATTATGAGACTCTTGAACCATGAGATGCTTAAGGTGAGAGTAAGACCATACTATATCTTCCATGCAAAACATGTAAAGGGAACTCTTCACTTCAATACATCTATTGATGATGGCATAGAGATCATGGAATATCTTAGAGGTTACACCTCTGGAATGGCCATCCCTACCTATATAATCAATGCTCCAAAGGGGCAGGGTAAGACACCTATTATGCCTCAATATCTTCTTTCTAGAGGTAAAAACTCAGTAAAAATAAGAACATGGGAAGGAAGGGTTATCGATTATGAAAACCATCCTACAGTTGATATAAAAGAATATATATAAAAAAATGGAGGCTTTTATTCAGCCTCCATTTTTTTTATCTTTTCTTCTTATCCAGATACTCGTCTTGAACTTTTTCTATTACTTCCATCATCTTTTTCTGTATATGGTCGTAGCCAACATCCTTTATATGAGGAAGGATACATTTAGAGCAGTCTTTTATTCCGTGTTCTGTATATTTGAAATTTCCACCGCAACTTTCACCCATCATGTATAGAGGACAGTAACAGAAAAGACAGTTAAACTTCTCCTTGTCTTCTATATCATGACATGGAAAATATTCGCACTTGCTGTTCTGGACAAATTTGTAATTAAAAGAACCTTTATTAAACAATTAAATACCTCCATTTTATATATGATTTTCATTTAGATGATACCCTTATCAATACTCAAAATCAAGAAAAAATTTTATCTCCAATATTCAAACATAAAGAAAATTAAAAAATAAGATTAAAAAAAACCCAGATAAATGACATTTTTTATATACTCTGCTCTTTTTCACCTATAGGCAGCTGACCTCTATAATTGATATTCCCGTCCTTCAGCTCTAACTGAACAGGGTAAATTTCTACCCCTCTTTCCCTTGCCTCATAAAAAAGTTTTGAAAATACCGGATCTGTTTCCCATTTAGGTATGAAATATTCTGAATCTCTAAAAATAAGAAGCAGCACCGCAGCTCTATCTCCTTTTTCTAGTATCTCCATGAGCTCCTTGAGATGTCTTTGAGCCCTGGTACTAGGTGCATCTGGAAACATGGCAACCCTGTCTACTGACAAAGACACCCCTTTAACTTCTACCCATATATTTTCACCATTTTTAGTCAGCAAATAGTCTATTCTGCTGTTGCCATACTTCACTTCTGCTCTGACACTGTCAACTTCTCCAAAAGGTGAAATCTCTGGATCACGGATAATATTTTCTGATATATACCGGTGGTGAGCAGAATTTATAAGAATCTCTTCTCCGTCGTCACTTAAGGCGCTTATCATATCCCACTTAGTCTTCCGGTTTGGGTTTGATGCACTTTTTATATTCACTCGGTTTCCCTCAAAAAGAAGTTCTTTTATCCTCCCTGAATCATGGACATGCACCGTCTCTAATGATCCGTTGTCTAACTTCACTTCAGCTATAAATCTATTTGGTCTCTCTATAAAAATTCCTTGCTGGTCACATTTTATCTCATAAACCTTCTTCATATCTGCCATCCTTATTCAAAATAGTTATATTTAAAATGATTAAAAGCACCGGTTTTTTATAATTTTATTTACAATATCATATTATCATTTTTCTCTCAGGATTAAAAGAACCTGATAAATTTAATAAAAGTTAGCAGGTTCAAAAAAATATAAGACCAGGTGGGCAACCTGGTCTTAAGTGGGTGTAGTAGATTGTTGTTTACGAGATTCTGCACGTCCTACAGATCTCTGCGATAATTCAGAGAAGTTTTTCGCTTCTCTTAGTATGAGTATAATTTCACTTACTCCAAATGTCAACACTTTTAATGATATTTTTTTTAGAAAAATTTAATCTAATTAAACTAAAATTAATAGGCTCTATACGGAATTCAGTCTGTCAGAAATATAGTTCTTTTTTTCTCTTTCATCTGTGAATATCTCTTTAAACTTTTACTCTATGATTGGATACTCCTCTTTAGCCATAGAAAAAAAAGACTGCCACAGGCAGTCTTCATACACATATTATTTATAGAGAGGAAAATTTTTACAGAACTCTTTTATCTCTTCCCCTACCTCTTTTATTTTGTCATCATCTTCGATGTTATCTATGACTCTCAGTATGAATGATGCCACTGCCTTCATCTCTTCTTCCTTCATCCCTCTTGTAGTCAGAGCCGGAGTACCTATTCTTACCCCGCTCGTTATCATGGGTTTCTGCGTGTCATAAGGTATTCCATTTTTATTTACAGTTATGTGAGCCTTCCCTAGTCCCTCTTCCACTGCCTTACCTGTGAGTCCCTTAGGAGTGAGGTCAACTAACATCATATGGTTGTCTGTACCTCCACTGACGATTCTTAGGCCACCTTTTTGAAGCTCTTCTGCCAGTACCTTGGCATTTTTCACTACCTGTATCTGATACTCTTTAAATTCAGGTTGCAGTGCTTCTTTAAAAGCCACTGCCTTTGCTGCGATTACATGCATAAGTGGTCCACCCTGGATTCCTGGGAATATTGTTTTATTTATTTTTTTCGCTATCTCTTCATCATTGGTAAGTATCATCCCCCCCCGAGGTCCTCTGAGTGTTTTGTGGGTTGTTGTTGTCACAACGTGGGCATGTTCCATAGGATTTGGATGTTCTCCCGCTACTATGAGACCAGCTATGTGAGCCATATCTACCATGAGGTAAGCCCCTACCTCGTCTGCTATCTCTCTGAATTTTTTAAAATCAATTATTCTAGGATACGCACTTGCACCTGCTATTATTATTTTTGGTTTAGATTCAAGAGCTAGTTTTTTTACTTCTTCATAATCTATGAGTTCATCATCTTTTTTCACACTGTAGGAAACTACTTTATAGTCTTTTCCAGAAAAGTTTACATGCATACCATGAGTAAGATGTCCGCCATGATCTAGCTTCATTCCAAGGATCGTGTCTCCGAGATTTATAAGCCCCTTATAAACCGCCATATTAGCTTGTGATCCAGAGTGTGCCTGAACATTTACATATTCTGCACCAAATAGTTTCTTTGCCCTTTCAATGGCAAGCTTTTCTGCCACATCCACAAACTGACATCCACCGTAATATCTTTTATCAGGGTACCCTTCAGCATACTTGTTTGTAAGCACACTCCCTGAAGCCTCCATCACAGCTTTTGACACAAAATTTTCAGATGCTATAAGTTCTAGCCCATACTCCTGTCTATCCTCTTCTTTTAGCACAACTTCGTAAATCTCTGGGTCGATATTTTTAAGGTTATTCAAATTCATTCCATTCCCCCTTTATAAAAGATATTTCTATATTAATAATCTCTCATTAAAAAGTCAATAACTTTTAAAATTTGTGGTGTATTCTCTTCCTTTTACTGAGCAAAATCATATCTCTTAAATAATTTTCATTTTTTGCATTCATCCATTCTTTTTCATAACTCTCTTCCCTTGTAAGAGATGCTATAGAGGCCAAAGTTCTAAGATGTGTTTTTCTTAAGGTAGGGCTGCTTATAAACAAAAATACAGCCTTAACAGACTTTTTCTTTTCGTTAAACCTTATGCCCTCACGACATCTCACCACCATGAGATAAAAGAGGTCCTTTTCATCTACCACTATATGAGGGATGGCTGTAAACTCAGTCAAGGCTGTACTTGCTTCCCTCTCCCTGTCATTAAAAAGATCTATCAATTCTTTTTCTGATTTTTTAACCACATGGGTCAGATTTCTTGCTTCTATTACAAAAAGTTCATCTAGAGTCAGGGGACCTTTTAAATCTAGTATCCTGGAGTTTTTTATCATCCTGTCAAACTCGTCTAGCTCCACCTCGTCCCTTTCATGGATTATATCTCTAAGTTCCTCTTCTAAACCATGAGTAAGTCTCAAGTTTTCAGTTATTCTTAGTAGGAGATGAAGGAGAGCATATTCGCTTGAGGTACGTTTTTTACCGTAAAGAAAATACACCATTGTGCTTAAAACTATAAAAAATAAATTTATCTTCAGAACCTTCCATCCAAGACTGAACATAAAATAATCAAATATAACTACACAGCTTATCTGAAGCCAAGGATATAAAGGAGCCTTAAATACGGGTCTGTAGTTTTCCACATTGCTTTCCCTAAGTATTACTACACAGAGGCTTGTCAGTATGTATGCCATGAGTATTACCGCTGAAGCTGTCTTTGCCAAAAGTTCCAGAGGAAGCATTAATGAAAGCATAATAAAGATCCCAGTAAAAATTATTGAATTTACAGGTGTTTTACTCCTTTTATTCACCTTCCCCATAAAAGGAGGCACGAGTCCATCTCTTGAGAGGGCCATGGGATATCTAGAGGCAGCCATTATTCCTGCATTGGCTGTGGTGAAAAATGCCAAAAGGGCGGCAAAATCAATGACATAGAACCCCCAAGTTCCGAATATTTTCTTGGCAGTATCAGATATTGGTGAAAGTGAACCTGCAAGAAGTTGACCGTCTATGTTTCCAACTGTTATTATCAGGATCAAGACGTATAGTACAATTATGGTCATTATAGAGGTGATCATTCCCTTGGTTATATTGCTCCCTGCATCCTTAACCTCTTCTGCTACCGTTGTAGCCTTAAGGAGTCCGCCGAAGGAAACAAATATAAGGGATGCCGTTCCTATAACTCTGTGTATTCCTTCGTAACTGAAAATAGAAACTGCGTCTATAAATTCACCGTTTTTAAACGAGGATACAAAGGGGGTATACCTAGAAATATCTACAGTCTTCATTCCAAATATTATGTATATAACCATGACTGCCAAGAGTATAACAACCAGTGCAACCTCAAATTTAGCTGCAATATCAACCCCAACTGCATTCAATACCATAAAAAAAAGAGTCACAAAAATTGATATGATTAATACGTCATGAATATTAACGGTACCGCGCAGAATTCCGTCTATGAAACTTGATATCCCAAAAATAGCGAAAGCACTTTTGAGGGATAGGGCAGACCAGCTGAGAATTCCAGATATTGTACCAACAAGGGGCCCCAAAGTCCTCATAACAAAAAAATAGTCTCCCCCCGCTTTGGGCATGGCTGTTGCCAATTCTATTACATTAAGTATTCCGCCAAGTGCAAGGATTCCACCTAAAAAATAAGCCAAAATCATACTAGGCCCTGACTTTTCAAAAGCTATTCCAGGGAGAATAAATATTCCTGAACTTATCATAGCTCCACTAGCTATACTGAATACTTCCCAAAAACCCAATTCCTTTTTCAGATTCATTTAACTCACCCCACTTGAGAGTTTTTTCTGCATTTCTTCT from uncultured Ilyobacter sp. includes these protein-coding regions:
- a CDS encoding amino acid permease, which produces MNLKKELGFWEVFSIASGAMISSGIFILPGIAFEKSGPSMILAYFLGGILALGGILNVIELATAMPKAGGDYFFVMRTLGPLVGTISGILSWSALSLKSAFAIFGISSFIDGILRGTVNIHDVLIISIFVTLFFMVLNAVGVDIAAKFEVALVVILLAVMVIYIIFGMKTVDISRYTPFVSSFKNGEFIDAVSIFSYEGIHRVIGTASLIFVSFGGLLKATTVAEEVKDAGSNITKGMITSIMTIIVLYVLILIITVGNIDGQLLAGSLSPISDTAKKIFGTWGFYVIDFAALLAFFTTANAGIMAASRYPMALSRDGLVPPFMGKVNKRSKTPVNSIIFTGIFIMLSLMLPLELLAKTASAVILMAYILTSLCVVILRESNVENYRPVFKAPLYPWLQISCVVIFDYFMFSLGWKVLKINLFFIVLSTMVYFLYGKKRTSSEYALLHLLLRITENLRLTHGLEEELRDIIHERDEVELDEFDRMIKNSRILDLKGPLTLDELFVIEARNLTHVVKKSEKELIDLFNDREREASTALTEFTAIPHIVVDEKDLFYLMVVRCREGIRFNEKKKSVKAVFLFISSPTLRKTHLRTLASIASLTREESYEKEWMNAKNENYLRDMILLSKRKRIHHKF